The following is a genomic window from Vitis vinifera cultivar Pinot Noir 40024 chromosome 6, ASM3070453v1.
TAATACTATAGTTTGTCTCTCACACCCAAGGTGGGTACAAGAACATGTCTGAGGAGGTGTGAACATGATATACATTTGTCTATCACTACTGCAATTTGAGAGGATGATCACAAATGTATGATTTCTTTGTCACTATTGTCACTATTAGGCTCGTGTTTTTAGTGGAAGCATTTCTGAAAGTGTCTTTAGGAAACCAATctaatgtttcttaaaaaaaaatattacaataatgatttttcaaaattttaaaagtatttttttaattttgttaaacatctaatttttctttaaaaaatattttttaggttcaaaataatttctaaaattactgtAAAATACACTATTATCaagcctttttttaaaaaaatttattaagtgttaaaatctattacaatatataaattttgaaactaacttgaaaatgttttttaaaacgattttttttttttttgttatttacaacaaaatagttttcaattattaattttaaaaaaatatatctaactTGAAAAACAAGTTTAACAAACTTTCAACAAatgtaaatttttgaaaatttgttttaaaaataaattattatttttagaacaaatcttagtgtttttaattattttttatattaaataatatttttaaatataaataattttttgaaaactttgatATGGGACAcaaattggtttttcttttttctttttttccttcaatttgttTAAGTTAAAGTATTGTAATTGATATTTAAGCTAAAAATTTAATCACCATGTATTTgtgccaaatttatttttaacctgaAGCCCATTCACTTGCCCAACTTGAATTTTGGGCCTCACCTCAAATAAAAGCAAAGCTTGAACCTGAACCCCTTAAAAGTATCTGAGCCAAGTTGGgctaaaaattaaattcctcATAATAGGCATCCAACTAAGGGAATAAAAGTACCCAATAGGGCATTTTAGTTAGGTTTTTTCAGTCTTCTGTTTGTTGGAATGAAAGGACCCAAtgcttgtatttttatttggaccctccaattatttttttaacctcatCCTAAACAGCCCAAggacccaaaagaaaaataaatgttttctttGAGAAGTGTATCCCAACGCCTCCTgaataaattgtttatattttactataaaattttataaatagaaatttcaatattataataaataaatattactaGAAAAATGACTAATGAGAATAAAATAGATATTTGAATCTAACttggaaagtgaataaatttTCAAGAAGACACAAGGAACAGATCAAGCAACTATAGAATCAAAGTGCATATCAAATCAAGTGAAGCAAAGGACTAATGCACATACCTTCAACAAtatcagtttttgaaaattctccTACACTGCTCTTAGCTACCATAAAACATTCCAAGCTACCAACTTTTTGTTGATGTATGTGGGCATTTCTTACGGTAACCTCTTCTTCCATTTGTTCCATATGGAATTTGTCAAGCTTCTCAAACTCCTCAATGCGAGACTTGAGTTCCAATTGCAAACTCCTTACTCTGGTTTTCGTTAGCGTGAAAAAAATAcaccaattattaaaaaaataaattgcaaatgaggtaaTGCAAGAACAACTTAATACCTTGCTAGGTTATTAATGAAGTATGTCTCCAATATGGGTAAATAAGAGACTAGTCCAAGCGTAGGTGCCATGACATTATATCTTATAATGAAGTCATGCATTAAAACCTAACATGATAATAAGTTGTCATATTAGCACATGATAGatgaaaatagaattaaaacaataatataaac
Proteins encoded in this region:
- the LOC104878154 gene encoding uncharacterized protein LOC104878154 isoform X1, with the protein product MSNVGIKRPCECTIAHDISLENVSRMHELSEAFHAISLRHTCLMSILEQFSKLSSRAGKHNGMLLLIMLLLLFMLLIQLLWRNMEVVVEKVLMHDFIIRYNVMAPTLGLVSYLPILETYFINNLARVRSLQLELKSRIEEFEKLDKFHMEQMEEEVTVRNAHIHQQKVGSLECFMVAKSSVGEFSKTDIVEGMCISPLLHLI
- the LOC104878154 gene encoding uncharacterized protein LOC104878154 isoform X2: MSNVGIKRPCECTIAHDISLENVSRMHELSEAFHAISLRHTCLMSILEQFSKLSSRAGKHNGMLLLIMLLLLFMLLIQLLWRNMEVVVEKVLMHDFIIRYNVMAPTLGLVSYLPILETYFINNLARVRSLQLELKSRIEEFEKLDKFHMEQMEEEVTVRNAHIHQQKVGSLECFMVAKSSVGEFSKTDIVEAWTH